The following coding sequences lie in one Metopolophium dirhodum isolate CAU chromosome 5, ASM1992520v1, whole genome shotgun sequence genomic window:
- the LOC132945968 gene encoding zinc finger BED domain-containing protein 5-like, whose protein sequence is MHNWLRTGRLLAKTTSNNIDETVASSSTNNNIDETVASSSTIESQQVILKDVIPSCSITNVMENNSHSNISEKSIVVPEIIELKPSKKRKYDESYLQFGFIPVGTAKRPDGQCVICNVILQNSSLAPAKLKRHLETNHPNLMNKEMGYFKKRKEEHNSSLSALHKYAKNDSENATEASFILSYSIARAGKPHTIAESLIKPCMTEIVRCMIGEEAAKKIATVQCSNNTISDRIHKISDHIEDQLINRLNSCNMFAIQLDESTDVAGLSILLVFVRYIFETSIEEDLLLCTPLDTNTTGEEIFKVIDSYMNKHQVDWVKCIDVCSDGAAAMVGKIKGTVTRIKNVAPKCHSSHCVLHRHALVSKKMPLELKQVLNEAVCIVNYIKSRPLQSRLFKKVCEEMGSQHYSLLLHTEVRWLSRGKVLSRLFELRDDLKIFFSGQNLSISMSYVELLHDDQWLIKLAYLADIFSKLNEVNKSLQGKTITTFVVRDKNIAFRNKLNFWIACVNENNFECFPLLMDFLKENESQLTTNIKKIVIEHLENLEKSLSQYFPATNNDVDWIQNPFVNKKKPAMSSMLEYEQLIEIKSMSHLKQKFESGSLNEFWIELKDEYPSLVEKAIFTLLPFEVDVVVVGCSGGRGGDGGGGGGGGGGDGGGGGGGGGGGGSDGQVARF, encoded by the exons ATGCACAATTGGCTTAGAACAGGACGGTTGTTGGCCAAAACaacaagtaataatattgatgagACTGTGGCGtcttcatcaacaaataataatattgatgagaCTGTGGCGTCTTCATCAACAATAGAATCTCAACAAGTTATATTGAAAGATGTTATTCCTAGTTGTTcg attactAATGTCATGGAAAATAATTCTCATAGTAATATTTCGGAAAAAAGTATAGTTGTACCTGAAATTATTGAGTTAAAACCTTCAAAAAAGAGAAAATACGATGAATCCTACCTTCAATTTGGATTTATTCCTGTTGGTACTGCAAAAAGACCTGATGGACAATGTGTTATTTGTAATGTAATTCTTCAGAACAGTTCTTTGGCACCTGCAAAACTTAAACGACACCTCGAAACCAACCATCCAAATTTGATGAACAAGGAAATGGGCTATTTTAAAAAACGTAAAGAAGAACATAATAGCAGCTTGTCTGCCTTACATAAATACGCGAAAAACGACAGTGAAAATGCAACAGAAGCATCATTTATTTTGAGTTACAGCATTGCTCGTGCTGGTAAACCACATACAATTGCTGAGTCTCTAATTAAACCATGTATGACTGAAATAGTTCGCTGCATGATTGGAGAAGAGGCTGCTAAGAAAATTGCAACTGTTCAATGCTCCAACAACACTATATCTGATCGGATACATAAAATATCGGACCATATTGAAGATCAACTAATAAACAGGTTGAACAGTTGTAACATGTTTGCTATTCAACTTGACGAAAGTACTGACGTTGCTGGACTTTCAATACTGCTTGTTTTCGTGaggtatatttttgaaacatctATCGAAGAAGATTTATTGCTCTGTACTCCTTTGGACACAAATACCACAGGTGAAGAAATTTTTAAAGTCATCGATAGTTATATGAATAAACATCAGGTTGATTGGGTTAAATGTATCGATGTATGTAGTGATGGAGCTGCAGCTATGGTTGGAAAAATTAAAGGAACCGTGacaagaataaaaaatgtcGCACCAAAATGTCACAGTAGTCATTGCGTTTTACATCGCCACGCTCTTGTTAGTAAGAAAATGCCATTGGAGTTAAAACAAGTTCTTAACGAGGCTGTATGTATTGTAAACTATATTAAGAGTCGTCCACTCCAGTCTAgactttttaaaaaagtatgtgAAGAAATGGGTAGTCAGCATTATTCACTTCTTCTTCACACTGAAGTCAGATGGCTTTCAAGAGGAAAGGTTCTAAGTAGGTTGTTTGAACTGCGCGAtgatttaaagatttttttttcgggACAAAATCTGTCTATATCTATGAGTTATGTCGAGTTATTACATGATGACCAATGGCTTATAAAATTAGCTTATCTCGCAGACATATTCAGTAAACTGAATGAAGTTAACAAGTCTTTGCAaggaaaaacaataacaacattCGTGGTCAGAGACAAAAATATAGCATTTAGAAACAAACTTAACTTTTGGATTGCATGTGTAAATGAgaataattttgaatgttttCCTCTCTTGATGGATTTTTTAAAGGAAAACGAATCGCAGCTaacaactaatattaaaaaaattgttatcgaACATTTGGAAAACCTCGAAAAATCATTGTCTCAGTATTTTCCTGCTACTAATAATGACGTTGATTGGATACAAAATCCTtttgtgaacaaaaaaaaacctgcaATGTCATCCATGCTCGAATATGAGCagttaattgaaattaaaagcaTGTCACatttaaaacagaaatttgaATCTGGATCTTTAAACGAATTTTGGATTGAACTTAAGGACGAGTACCCATCTCTAGTTGAAAAAGCTATTTTTACTCTATTACCTTTC gagGTGGATGTGGTGGTGGTTGGATGTAGTGGTGGTCGTggtggcgacggcggcggcggtggaggcGGTGGTGGAGGCGatggtggtggcggtggcggtggcggaggTGGCGGTGGCAGTGATGGGCAAGTTGCTAGGTTTTAA